DNA from Terriglobales bacterium:
AGTCCGCCGATGTACCACAGCGCCGTCTGCGAGAGCCCCGCGTAACCGTCGCCGGCGAACAGGGGTTTGCCCTTCAGCCACAGCGACTGGTGCGTGTGCATCCCGGAGCCGTTGTCGCCGAACAGCGGCTTGGGCATGAAGGTGACGGTCTTGCCATTGGCCCATGCGGTGTTCTTGACGATGTACTTGTAGAGCATCATGTTGTCGGCGGAGCGCACCAGCGAGTTGAACTTCAGGTCGATCTCGGTCTGCCCGCCGGTGGCCACCTCGTGGTGATGGCACTCCACCTCCAGGCCGCAGTTCTGCATGGTCATGGCCATCTCGGTGCGCAGGTCCTGGTAGTGGTCGGTGGGCGGCACCGGGAAGTAGCCTTCCTTGTAGCGCGGGCGGTAGCCCAGGTTGTTCTCCTTGCGTCCCGAGTTCCAGCGGCCTTCTTCCGCGTCGATGAAGTAGAAGCCGTGCTGCTCGCGCTGGTCGAAGCGCACGTTGTCGAAGATGAAGAACTCAGCCTCGGCGCCGAAGAAGGCGGTGTCGGCCATGCCCGTGGAGGCCAGGTACATCTCCGCCTTGCGCGCGATGTAGCGGGGGTCGCGGTCGTAGCGCTGCTTGGTGACCGGGTCGATCACGTCGGCCACCATCACCAGCGTAGGCACCTCGGTGAACGGGTCCTGCATGAACCACGCCGGGTCGGGCATGAGCAGCATGTCACTCTCGTGGATGGCCGCCCAGCCACGGATGGAGCTTCCGTCCATGCCGAAGCCCTCTTCGAACGAGGCCTCGCTGAACTGCTCGATGGGGAAGGAGACGTGGTGCCACAGGCCGGGAAGGTCGGTGAAGCGTAGGTCCAGAAGTTTGATGCCGTTCTTCTTGACGAACTCCATGACAGCTTTGGGGTCAGGCATGTTCGCTCAGCTCCTTGGCGCGGCTGCACTCCGCGCGGTTGGGGCGCCCGCGCCGCAGGCGGTCGTGCCGCCTCGGATTGGAGCGCCGGTGAATTGGCATGTGGAAGACGGGAGTCGGTTTCGAGGCCGGCCGTCAGCGCCGGCCCTCATCTTCTCAAGGTATCCGCCGCCGCCCGCGTTTGGGAAATTGATACTTTTTATGGGCGCGATAAGGAGGCTTTATCGCCGCTCAAGCCTCTTCCCTGCAACGGCTTGGGCCGTGGAAAACGTGCGCCCCCAGTGCCCCTCGCCTCCATACTTTTTATCGCGCGACAACCCGCTTTTATGAGACGCTGAGTGTCCCGCTTGAAACTTGAATCCTGAAACTCGAAACTAGAGTGGGAACCGGGAACTGGGAACTTCGCCATGGATTTCGACCAACTAGAAACGTTCCTCGAAGTCGCGCGGCACTCCAGCTTCTCCCGCGCCGCGGAGAAGCGTTTCCGCACCCAGCCCGCCATCTCCGCCCAGATCCGGGCGCTCGAAGAAGAGGTGGGCGGCAAGCTCTTCGACCGCTCCGGCGGAAAGGTGGCGCTCACCGCCGCCGGCAAGGCCTTCCAGAAGTACGCCGAGGAGACCCTGGAGCGCCGCCGCGCCATGCTCACCGCCCTGGCCGAGATGGAGCGCGTCCCCCGCGGCGAGATCGTGGTGGGGGCCAACGAGGCCACCTGCCTGCACATCCTTCCCGAGGTCTTCGCCGAGTTCAAGAAGCAGTACCCGGGGGTGGCGGTCAGCGTGAACCGCGCCGAGCGCGCCAAGATCCTGGAGTCCATCATCGACAACTCCGTGGACTTCGCCGTGGTCTCCCTTCCGGTGCAGGACAGCCGCATGACCGTGGTGCTCATCCACCGCGATGAGCTGGTGCTCATCGCCCCGCCCGCGCATCCCCTGGCCCGGCTCAAGGCCGCCGCCATCGAGGACGTGGTCAAGTTCCCCCTGCTGCTGCCCAAGCTGGGGCGCACCCGCGACGCCATCGAGGACCTCTTCCACGAGCGCCACCTCAAGCCCAACATTTCCATGGAGCTGGACTCCAGCGAATTGCTGAAGCGCTTCGTGGCCGCCGACGTGGGGGTGGGCTTCATCGCCCGCTCTACCGTGCTGGAGGACGTGCGCGCGGGGGTGCTGGCCGCCGTTCCCCTGGCCGACGCCCACATCCGCCGCGACCTCGCCCTGGTCTTCCGCAAGGACAAGGCGCTCAGCCGCGCTGCCCTCGCCTTCATCGACATCACCGTCAAGCTCAAGCAGCCCCAGGCCGCCAACCGCTGACCCGGCCCGGAGACAGAAAGGCCCGGCTCTCGCCGGGCCTCAGACTCCTGACAGCTGACTACTATCCCTGGATCTTCTTCAGCACTTCCTCCGCGGTCATGCTGCCCGCCGGCTCCTGCCAGAGCAGCATGCCCTGCTCGTCGACCAGGATCAGGGTGCGCTTGCTGACCGGCTTGCCGTCCTGCGAAGTCAGCAGGCCGTAGGCCTTGATGGCGGTGGTACCGGGATCGCTCAGGATGGAGAACTGCTTCTGTGCGGCCTTTTCCCAGGTCTGGTGGGAGAGGTCCTGGGTATCGGCGCTGATGGCCACGACCCGCGTCTTGGCGGCTTCGAAGTCCTTGCTATGCTGCGCGAACTCGCGCAGTTGCGCCATGCAGTGGGTTCAATAGTAGCCCTTATAGAAGACCAGCAGCACCTTCTGCCCGCGCAGCGAGGAGAGCTGCAGCGGTTTGCCGTCCTGGTCGTTGAGGGTGAAGTCGGGCGCCGCCTGGCCGGCGGCGAAGGTCCTGGAGAGCGAGGCTGGCCCCAGGCGGTTCCATGTCACCCATCCCGCCGCGGCCGCCAGCACCACCAGGAGCAGTGCTTTGCTCGCAGTTTTCATGCCCCCAAGATGCCAGATTCGCCCCGCGACCGCAATCCCCCGTCGCGCTCCCCGGCCGGGAGGATGAAAAATCCCCCCTAAGTAGTGAAACCTTTCGCTCGTCGCGCGAATCCATAGCAGCACGGGCCCGAGCCGGAGGCTCCCGCCCCGCGGTCCCCTCCCGGCCGCAAAGATTTCACAAAGGAGAAACAATGCGATCGCTCGCCCGTTCCCTGGTCCTCTCCCTGCTGGCGCTGCTGGTAGCCGCCAGCCTTACCCTGCCCGCGCTGGCCGGGGCCAAGCCCTCCACTTTCACCGGCGAGGTCGGCGACGCCATGTGCGGCGCCAAGCACGCGGGCGGAAACGCCGCCGAATGCACCCGCTCCTGCGTCAAGGAAGGCTCCGCCTACGCCCTGGTCGTCGGGGACAAGGTGTACAAGCTCAAGGGTGGCGACGCCGCCATGCTCGACAAGCTGGCGGGCGAGAAGGCCACCGTCACCGGCACGCTGGAGGGCGATACCATCACCGTCGCCTCGGTGGCTCCCGCCAAGTAAGACTTCCCTCCGGGCGGGGGCGCTGCCGCGCTCCCGCCTCTTTTTTTTCTCCGGCGCCCCCGCCCGCGCGTAGCGCTCCGCCCCGCAGAATTTTGCTGTCCGCCTTTCCCCCGCTGTGTTAGATTCTCCAATTCTCGAACCCATTCGACCTCTGGAGGGCTGACAGCTTTGGGCAAAGAGATGGTCCCCACCAAGATCTTTCTCACCAAGGGAGTGGGCAAACACAAGGAACGCCTGACCTCCTTCGAGCTGGCGCTGCGCGACGCCGGCATCGCCTCCCAGAACCTGGTGCGCGTCTCTTCCATCTTTCCCCCGAACTGCAAGCTCATCCCGCGCTCCCAAGGGCTGAAGTACCTGCACCACGGGGAAGTGGTCTTCGCGGTGGTGGCCGAGAACTCCACCCGCGAGCCCCACCGCCTGGTGGCCGCCTCCATCGGCCTGGCCATTCCCGCCGACCGCTCCACCTACGGCTACTTGAGCGAGCACCACTCCTTCGGTGAGACCGACGACGTGGCCGGCGACTACGCCGAGGAGCTGGCCGCCGAGATGCTGGCCACAACCTTGAACGTCGAGTTCGACCCCGACCGCTCCTGGGACGAGAAGAAGGAGATCTACCGCATCTCCAACAAGATCGTTCGCACCCTCAACAACACCCAGTCGGCGGTGGGCGACAAGCGCGGCCTCTGGACCACCGTCATCGCCTCCGCCATCATGATCTTCGGCTAGTATCGCCGGCGTCCCGCCGGCTGTCCTGCGGGCATCCTGCCCGCACCGTTTCCTTTGTGCCCGTCGTGATACCCTCGTGCCCTTTGTGGTTGGCTTTTCAAGACCTTCACCACAAAGGACACGAAGGCTTCACCAAGGTCACGACGCCCTGACTCCTGACCCCTGACTACTTTGCGAATGCCCCTGCTCCTTCTACAATCGCTGGCGCAAGGAGCACCCGTTGCTCGCCGCCTTCTTCCGCTTCACCGAACACGGCACCAGCCTTCGCCGCGAGACCATCGCCGGCCTCACCACCTTCATGACCATGTCCTACATCATCGTGGTCAACCCGGCGATCCTGCAGGCGGCGGGCATCCCCAAAGAGCCCTCCATGGTGGCCACCATCGTGACCGCCATCTTCGGTACCCTCATCATGGGGCTCTACGCCAACCGCCCCTTCGCCATCGCTCCCTACATGGGCGAGAACGCCTTCATCGCCTACAGCGTCTGCCAGCTCCTGGGCTATCACTGGCAGCAGGCCTTGGCCGCCATCTTCGTGGCCGGCGTGCTCTTCGTCTTCCTCACCGTGGTGCGGCTGCGCAAATGGCTGGTGGACGCCGTGCCGCCCGGCCTGCGCTACAGCTTCGCGGTGGGCATCGGCCTGTTCCTCACCTTCATCGGGCTGAACGAGACCGGCATCGTCGCTCTGGGCGTGGCCGGCGCCCCGGTGCGCACGGGCCATCTCACCGCTCCCGCCGTGCTGGTCGCCATCTTCGGCTTCCTGCTCATCGCCGTGCTCATGATCCGCAAGTTTCCCGGTGCCATCCTGGTGGGCATCGTGGTGACCGCCGGGCTCGCCTATCTCACCGGCGTGGCCGCTCCGCCTCACGCCCTGCTCAGCCTGCCTCCCAGCCCCGCATCCATCTTCCTCAAGCTCGACCTCCACGGACTGCTGAGTTGGGGGTTCTTTCCGGTGGTGCTAACCATCCTGGTGATGGCCTTCGTGGACACTATGGGCACGCTCATCGGGGTAAGCGCCCGCGCCGGCTTCCTCGACAAGGACGGCAACCTGCCCCAGATCGAGCGCTGCATGCTGGCCGACGCCCTGGCCACCACCTTCGCTCCCCTGGTCGGCACCACCACCGCCGGCGCCTACATCGAGTCGGCCACCGGGGTAGAGGCCGGAGGCCGCACCGGCTTCACCGCCGTGGTCACCGCCCTGTGTTTCGTGGCGGCGCTCTTCTTCTCGCCCTTCGTGGCCGCCATCCCCGCCCAGGCCTATGGCCCCGCCCTGATCGTCGTGGGCCTGCTCATGCTCGCCCCCATCACCCGCATCGACTTCCACGACTACACCGAACTCGTGCCTGCCTTCGCTGTCATCGGCCTGATGAGCTTCACCTACAACATCGGGGTGGGCATCACCGCCGGCTTCGTGCTCTATCCCTTTTTCAAGCTGGTCGCGGGACGCGCCCGCGAGGTCCGCGGCGGCCTCTGGGTCCTCGCCGCCCTCTCCCTGCTCTTCTTCATCTTCTACCCCTATAGTTAAAGCATTACTTTAAGTAGAGCCGGCGTCTCGCCGGCTGTCCGGCGGGCATCTTGCCCGCAGTGGTGGGCGGGCGTGTCGCCCCCGCTCAGTCAGGGAGCCCCGAACCTTGATGAGTGTCATCCTTCCGCCGACTGGAAGGAGGCGGGAGGATCTGACGACACCGCTTCCGCCGCCGCGATGGTTGCCCAGGCGGCATCGTCAGATCCTCCGCTCGGATGCGCCTCGCGAAGGATGACAGCCCCAAACAAAACGGGCGCGGCTCCCGCCGCGCCCTCTGGCCACTGACCACTGGCCACTGGTCACTTCTTTTTCTTATCCAGTCTCTCCAGCACCGCTGCCACGATCAGCGGCAGGCCCACGGTGGCGTCCACGAAGACCTCGCCGAACTTCCCGCCCTCCTCCTGCGGCACGAACTTCCCCCAGGAGATGGCCTCGCTGTAGGGGCTGCCCGACAGCCCGCCCCAATACACCGGCTCGGGGCAGATGCGCAGCCCGTAGTGGTAGCGCTTCAGGGGGACGTCCTCGCCCGCCCGCCGGTGCCGCAACTCCACGTAAGGCCCGAACTGCTGCGACCAGTTGCGCGGCACCCCGCCGCCGATGGTGAAGATCCCCAGCCGCTTCTCCGCCAGCAGGGTCTCGGCGAAGTGCTCCAGGTCCTCGAAGGGATCGAAGCGCAGCTTGGGATGGCCGTCGCGCGCGCGGATGCGGTTGGTCAGGGCCAGGTCCAGTCCCAGCTCGGAATCGGTGAACGCGGGCACGAAGACGGGCACGCCCTTCTCGTAGGCCGACTTCAGGATCCCCCGTCCCTTGACGTGCTTGTGCAGGTACTCGCCGATGGCCCGGTTCAGCTTCCACGAGCACAGGATCTCCTTGGCGTTCCACTTCTTGAGCACCTCGAAGACCACCGCCTCGATGTCGTCCAGGTTGCACTCCGGCTCGATGGTGTCGTAGACGCGGTTGTACCCGGCCTCATAGAGCTCCACGTCGCTCATCTTGGGGTCGGCGCGGAAGTGCGCCCGCCCGGTGGCTTCCACCAGCCCGTGCGCCATCAGCGCCCCGGTGGAGACGATGGCGTTCACGATGCCGCGGTCGATCAGCTCGGTGATGACCAGGCCCTGCTTGGCCACGGTCATGGCCCCCGCCAGGGTCATGACCACGAAGCAGTCTTTGTCGCGGGCCATGGCCTCCAGCACGTCCGCGGCCTCGCCCAGTTGCCGTCCGGTGAAGGCGGTGTCGGCCATGGCCCGCACCAGGTCGTCGATGGACTTGATCTTCCCTAGGTCCAGGGGATGGACCGGCGTCAGCTTGTCCGCCACCGGATCGTGCAGCTTGCGCTCCGTGCCTGTGCCCTCGTGGTTCCCCTTGTGCTTCAAGCCCTCACCTCGCTGAGACAGAACGATTTCGCTCGTCGACTCGAAATTGGAAAACTACAGTTTCCGCGCACTTCCGTCAACCGCTGAGAGCGGGGAGTCGGGACCCAGGGGTCAGGGGTCAGGAGTCAGGAAAGCTCTCGCGTGCACGGTTGTTGCTTGCGGGATTGTCATCCCGAGCGCAGCGAGGGATCTGCAGTTCCGATCACCCGATCGCCCGATGCCGCCTGCCCCTAACTACTAACTACTAACTACCAACTCCTAACTCCTGAGAAGCTCTCTGCTATCCTAGTCCGCGATGTCGGCAGAGAAGTTCACTATCGGCCTGGTCCAGATGTCGTGCGCGCCCGACCCGGCGCGCAACCTGGAGCACGCCCTCGAGATGGTGCGCGACGCCGCCCGCCGTGGCGCCCAGGTGGTCTGCCTGCCCGAACTCTTCCGCACCCAGTACTTCTGCCAGCGCGAGGACGCCGCGCTCTTCGATCTGGCCGAGCCCGTCCCCGGACCCACCAGCGAGCGCCTGGCCGCGCTGGCCCGCGAACTGCAGATCGTCCTCGTCGCCTCCCTCTTCGAGAAACGCGCCCGCGGCCTCTATCACAACACCGCCGCCGTCCTCGACGCCGACGGCTCGCTGACGGGCGTCTATCGCAAGATGCACATCCCCGACGACCCGCTCTACTACGAGAAGTTCTACTTCACCCCCGGCGACCTGGGCTTCCGCGCCTTCTCCACGCGCTGCGGCAAGCTCGGCGCCCTGGTCTGCTGGGACCAGTGGTATCCCGAGGGCGCCCGCCTCACCGCCCTGCAAGGCGCCAACGTGCTCTTCTATCCCACGGCCATCGGCTGGCACCCGGCGGAGAAGCAGGAGTTCGGCCGCGGCCAGCACGACGCCTGGCGCACCATCCAACGCGCCCACGCCATCGCCAACGGCGTGTACGTGGCCGTGGTCAACCGCGTCGGCCACGAGACCGGCGACATCCTGGGCAACGCCGCCCCCGGCCCCGGCCTCGAGTTCTGGGGCGGCTCCTTCGTCGCCGATCCCTTCGGCGCCGTCATCGCCGAGGCTTCGCACGACAAAGAAGAAGTCGTCCTCGCCGAGGTTGACCTGGCCAAGCTGGAGGACGTCCGCCGCAACTGGCCCTTCCTGCGCGACCGCCGCATCGACGCCTATGGCCCCATCACCCAGCGCCTGATCGACGACGAAATGACCCGATGATCCGATCTTCGATCACCCGATCACCCGATCACTCGATCGCCCGATACCCCGCCTCTCTCGGCTACCGCATGCCCGCCGAGTGGGAGCCGCACGCCGCCACCTGGCTGGCCTGGCCGCACAACCGCACCGACTGGCCCGGCAAGTTCGAGGCCATCCCCTGGGTCTATGCCGAGATCGTGCGCCACCTGGCCCGCGTCGAGCGAGTGCACATCCTGGTGAACGACGCCGCCCACCAGCTCCGCGCCCGCCAGGTGCTGGAGCGCTCCAGCGTCCCGCTCGCCCGGCTCAGCTTCCACCGCTTCCCCACCAACCGCGGCTGGACCCGCGACTCCTGCCCCATCTTCCTGGTGGACGGACGTCGCCTCGCCCTCACCAAGTGGCGCTTCAACGCCTGGGCCAAGTATCCCGACTGGCGCAAGGACGAAGCCGCCGCCCGTCGCGTCGCCCGCTTCACCAAGCTTCCCGCCTGGTTTCCGACGTCGGAGATCGCCGGGAAGCAGCGCCCCGTCGTGCTCGAAGGCGGCTCCATCGACGTCAACGGCCGCGGTCTCCTGCTCACCACCGAGGAGTGCCAGCTCTCCCGCACCCAGCAGCGCAATCCCGGCCTCAGCCGCCGCGGCTTGGAAAAGGTCTTCGCCGATTACTTGGGGATCCGCAAGGTCATCTGGCTGAAGCGCGGCATCGTGGGCGACGACACTCACGGCCACGTCGACGACATCGCCCGCTTCGTCTCCCCTTCGACCGTGGTCGCCGCCGTCGAGCGCAATCGCCGCGACCCCAACTACACGCCCCTGCAGGCCAACCTGCGCCGCCTGCGCGCCGCCACCGACCTCGCAGGCCGCCGCCTCCACGTGGTCGAACTGCCCATGCCCGCGCCGGTCGTCTTCCGCGGCCAGCGCCTCCCCGCCAGCTACGCCAACTTCTACATCGCCAACCGCCTCGTCCTGGTTCCCACCTTCGACGATCCTAACGACCGCCTCGCCCTCAGGTTGCTCTCCGGCCTCTTCCCCGGCCGCCAGGTCGTCGGCATCCACTGCCTGGATTTGGTCTGGGGCCTGGGCACCATCCACTGCATGACCCAGCAGCAGCCCGCGGGATGACCCGATTTCACGTTTCAAGTATCACGTTTCACGCTTGTCATCCCGAGCGCGCAGCGAGGGATCTGCAGTTCCGATCACCCGATCGCCCGATTACAATGACTCTGCCAATGTCCTCCGACGAACTCTGGATGGAAGAAGCCCTGCGCGAGGCGCTGCGCGCGCAGGCAGCGGGCGAGGTGCCGGTGGGCGCAGTGGTCGTGTGCGAGGGCCGCATCGTCGGCCGCGGCGCCAACCGCAACCTCACCGACCACGATCCCGCCGCCCATGCCGAGGTCCTGGCCCTGCGCCAGGCCGGTGCCGCGCTGGGCAACCACCGCTTGGAGGGCTGCGAGATGTTTGTTACCATCGAGCCGTGCGCCATGTGCGCCGGCGCGCTGGTGCACGCGCGCCTGAAGCGCCTGGTGTATGGCGCAGAGGACCCCAAGGCGGGCGCGGTCCACTCCGTCCTCCAGGTCCTCAACCACCCCAGCCTGAACCACAAGATGGACGTGACCTGGGGCGTGCTGGGAGGCCGCTGCGCCGAGCTCTTGCAGACGTTTTTCCGCGAGCGCCGCGCCCAGCAGCGGACTTAGTTTCGCTTTGGGAGGTTTTTCTGAGTACTGAGTACTAGGGCCTGAGTACTGAGTACTAGGTACTGAATACTGACTGGCAACTGGCCACTGACCACTGGCCACTGCTTTTCTGACGCGGAGAGGTGCGTGAGTGGTTGAAACGAGCCGCCTCGAAAGCGGCCATACCTGAAAGGGTATCGGGGGTTCGAATCCCTCCCTCTCCGCCATCCTTCTTCTGACTACTGAGTACTAGGTACTGAGTACTTTCTTCCGGAACGCCGGCCCCTCCCGCACCAAGAAGTAGAGGATCACTCCCATCAGAATGACCGCCGGCGTCATGTAGATCCACATGGGCGGCATGGGGAAGTTCCCCGGCGGGCGCATGACCGCGGGAAAGCGGCTCCACACCGTCTCCATCAGCGCGTCCATGCGTCCCGGCAGGGCCATGGTGGCGGCGTTGATCATGCCGAACAGGTAGAGGGCGATGGCCGCCCAGCGGCTCCAGGGGCGCAGCTTCAGCAGCCCCGCTCCGATGGCCAGGTGCGCCAGGCTGAATCCGAGATAGAAGGCCACCCCGCCCCAACCCGCCACCCGCCACCCGAAGACATAGGCCGGGAAGCGCAGTAGCAACGCGACCGGGAAATTGATCGCCCCCAGCAGGATGAGCACCGCGATGATGGTGATGCTCACCGGACGTCCCTGGGCCACGCCCACCCGCGCCACCGCTGCAGCCGCGGGACTCCCGCCCGCCGGCGCCGCGCCCTTCGCGCCCGCGAACTGCGCCTTCACGTTCTCCCGCGTGAACAGCCAGAGCCACCACGCTCCCAGGGCCAGCAGCAGGAAGTAGAAGGCGGAGAGCCCCACGCGCACTCCCGCCATCACCCGCGCGAACTCGGCCGGTGGATGCGGCGGCGCGGGGAAGGGCATGAGCAGGATGACGAAGCCGGCGGTGAATCCCATCAGGCACAGGAACCCCGCGAAGATGAGCACCGAGATGCGCGCCCAGCGCCGCAGCCGCAGCAGGTCCACCCCGGTGGCGATGCCTAGCACGGCCACCACTCCGAACATCGCCGCCTCCACCAGCAGCAGCGGCCGCAGCGCCGCCAGCCGCGGGTCGCTCTCCATCCAGCCGAGGGCCGCGATCCCCAGCCCCAGCAGCAGCGTCAGCCCCGAGCCCAGCAGCACGGTCCCCGCCGCGATGGTCACGCCCATGGACCGCTTCATAAGTCCTCTCCGCCGCCGAGTGTAGCCGTCCGGCCGCTGCGTGTCACGCCCGCCGCCCCCGGCCGTCACTTTTCCCGTCCAACGGCCCCGTTTTGGGGCTACACTCTACTCAACCTTCCTATGTCCCCCCGTAAAGGCAACGACAGCTTCGGGCTCCGCCCCAACCAATTGCCGGGCGCGCGCCAGGTTTCGCGCTGCGCCCAG
Protein-coding regions in this window:
- a CDS encoding deoxyhypusine synthase family protein, coding for MKHKGNHEGTGTERKLHDPVADKLTPVHPLDLGKIKSIDDLVRAMADTAFTGRQLGEAADVLEAMARDKDCFVVMTLAGAMTVAKQGLVITELIDRGIVNAIVSTGALMAHGLVEATGRAHFRADPKMSDVELYEAGYNRVYDTIEPECNLDDIEAVVFEVLKKWNAKEILCSWKLNRAIGEYLHKHVKGRGILKSAYEKGVPVFVPAFTDSELGLDLALTNRIRARDGHPKLRFDPFEDLEHFAETLLAEKRLGIFTIGGGVPRNWSQQFGPYVELRHRRAGEDVPLKRYHYGLRICPEPVYWGGLSGSPYSEAISWGKFVPQEEGGKFGEVFVDATVGLPLIVAAVLERLDKKKK
- a CDS encoding LysR family transcriptional regulator, whose amino-acid sequence is MDFDQLETFLEVARHSSFSRAAEKRFRTQPAISAQIRALEEEVGGKLFDRSGGKVALTAAGKAFQKYAEETLERRRAMLTALAEMERVPRGEIVVGANEATCLHILPEVFAEFKKQYPGVAVSVNRAERAKILESIIDNSVDFAVVSLPVQDSRMTVVLIHRDELVLIAPPAHPLARLKAAAIEDVVKFPLLLPKLGRTRDAIEDLFHERHLKPNISMELDSSELLKRFVAADVGVGFIARSTVLEDVRAGVLAAVPLADAHIRRDLALVFRKDKALSRAALAFIDITVKLKQPQAANR
- a CDS encoding carbon-nitrogen hydrolase, whose product is MSAEKFTIGLVQMSCAPDPARNLEHALEMVRDAARRGAQVVCLPELFRTQYFCQREDAALFDLAEPVPGPTSERLAALARELQIVLVASLFEKRARGLYHNTAAVLDADGSLTGVYRKMHIPDDPLYYEKFYFTPGDLGFRAFSTRCGKLGALVCWDQWYPEGARLTALQGANVLFYPTAIGWHPAEKQEFGRGQHDAWRTIQRAHAIANGVYVAVVNRVGHETGDILGNAAPGPGLEFWGGSFVADPFGAVIAEASHDKEEVVLAEVDLAKLEDVRRNWPFLRDRRIDAYGPITQRLIDDEMTR
- a CDS encoding arginine decarboxylase, pyruvoyl-dependent; translated protein: MVPTKIFLTKGVGKHKERLTSFELALRDAGIASQNLVRVSSIFPPNCKLIPRSQGLKYLHHGEVVFAVVAENSTREPHRLVAASIGLAIPADRSTYGYLSEHHSFGETDDVAGDYAEELAAEMLATTLNVEFDPDRSWDEKKEIYRISNKIVRTLNNTQSAVGDKRGLWTTVIASAIMIFG
- a CDS encoding glutamine synthetase beta-grasp domain-containing protein yields the protein MPDPKAVMEFVKKNGIKLLDLRFTDLPGLWHHVSFPIEQFSEASFEEGFGMDGSSIRGWAAIHESDMLLMPDPAWFMQDPFTEVPTLVMVADVIDPVTKQRYDRDPRYIARKAEMYLASTGMADTAFFGAEAEFFIFDNVRFDQREQHGFYFIDAEEGRWNSGRKENNLGYRPRYKEGYFPVPPTDHYQDLRTEMAMTMQNCGLEVECHHHEVATGGQTEIDLKFNSLVRSADNMMLYKYIVKNTAWANGKTVTFMPKPLFGDNGSGMHTHQSLWLKGKPLFAGDGYAGLSQTALWYIGGL
- a CDS encoding agmatine deiminase family protein, coding for MPAEWEPHAATWLAWPHNRTDWPGKFEAIPWVYAEIVRHLARVERVHILVNDAAHQLRARQVLERSSVPLARLSFHRFPTNRGWTRDSCPIFLVDGRRLALTKWRFNAWAKYPDWRKDEAAARRVARFTKLPAWFPTSEIAGKQRPVVLEGGSIDVNGRGLLLTTEECQLSRTQQRNPGLSRRGLEKVFADYLGIRKVIWLKRGIVGDDTHGHVDDIARFVSPSTVVAAVERNRRDPNYTPLQANLRRLRAATDLAGRRLHVVELPMPAPVVFRGQRLPASYANFYIANRLVLVPTFDDPNDRLALRLLSGLFPGRQVVGIHCLDLVWGLGTIHCMTQQQPAG
- the tadA gene encoding tRNA adenosine(34) deaminase TadA, which produces MSSDELWMEEALREALRAQAAGEVPVGAVVVCEGRIVGRGANRNLTDHDPAAHAEVLALRQAGAALGNHRLEGCEMFVTIEPCAMCAGALVHARLKRLVYGAEDPKAGAVHSVLQVLNHPSLNHKMDVTWGVLGGRCAELLQTFFRERRAQQRT
- a CDS encoding NCS2 family permease; this translates as MLAAFFRFTEHGTSLRRETIAGLTTFMTMSYIIVVNPAILQAAGIPKEPSMVATIVTAIFGTLIMGLYANRPFAIAPYMGENAFIAYSVCQLLGYHWQQALAAIFVAGVLFVFLTVVRLRKWLVDAVPPGLRYSFAVGIGLFLTFIGLNETGIVALGVAGAPVRTGHLTAPAVLVAIFGFLLIAVLMIRKFPGAILVGIVVTAGLAYLTGVAAPPHALLSLPPSPASIFLKLDLHGLLSWGFFPVVLTILVMAFVDTMGTLIGVSARAGFLDKDGNLPQIERCMLADALATTFAPLVGTTTAGAYIESATGVEAGGRTGFTAVVTALCFVAALFFSPFVAAIPAQAYGPALIVVGLLMLAPITRIDFHDYTELVPAFAVIGLMSFTYNIGVGITAGFVLYPFFKLVAGRAREVRGGLWVLAALSLLFFIFYPYS